In Thermoproteales archaeon, a single genomic region encodes these proteins:
- a CDS encoding PRC-barrel domain-containing protein — MGKQVYNPDGELVGEVVDVSFTIGEVKIVLIVKGKWGGEIDIPWENVMAAKDIVILKEPVEIPKVPEVTPAVTPTPTPAAPVEEKKKKGFKLPLLKKEEPEEAKICPFCGKPATWISQYKRWYCYNCQKYID, encoded by the coding sequence ATGGGCAAACAAGTTTATAATCCCGACGGCGAGCTTGTGGGAGAAGTTGTAGATGTTAGTTTTACCATAGGAGAGGTAAAAATAGTTTTAATTGTTAAAGGAAAATGGGGTGGAGAAATAGACATCCCATGGGAGAACGTGATGGCCGCCAAAGATATCGTTATTTTAAAAGAGCCTGTTGAAATACCAAAAGTTCCGGAAGTAACGCCTGCGGTAACTCCCACTCCAACTCCTGCAGCGCCGGTAGAGGAGAAAAAGAAGAAAGGCTTTAAGCTGCCTTTACTTAAAAAGGAAGAGCCGGAAGAAGCTAAGATATGCCCGTTTTGTGGAAAACCTGCTACATGGATTTCGCAATATAAAAGATGGTATTGCTATAA